From Blattabacterium clevelandi, the proteins below share one genomic window:
- a CDS encoding ribonucleotide-diphosphate reductase subunit beta, producing MGITKDRLNFKPFEYQWAYEYWFKQQNAHWLHTEINMQSDIHDWNENLSDREKNVIGDILKGFTQTETEVGNYWSEMIPKWFPIPEIKMMGQAFGSFETIHAVAYSYLNDILGLDNFHAFLEDEATMKKLKVLMDIRKSDHGKYNRKEIAKSIALFSAAAEGIQLFSSFAVLLSFRKSNRLKGIGQQIIFSVRDESLHSEAGCKIFRTFCEENDGLKNSVADSIYYGMDLALKNEFIFIDQIFDNGDIPTIKREELKNFMKDRANLKLKELGLSDAYCIDKNMLDNMSWFYITISGEQQTDFFDNRETGYSKPNEDWNEDLFVLDEKKTSTEKKILEILLKNQKENLGNSGCVSCES from the coding sequence ATGGGTATCACGAAAGATCGTTTAAATTTTAAGCCTTTCGAATATCAGTGGGCTTATGAGTATTGGTTTAAGCAACAAAATGCGCATTGGTTGCATACGGAGATCAACATGCAGTCGGATATTCATGATTGGAATGAAAATTTATCGGATCGAGAAAAGAATGTTATTGGAGATATCTTAAAGGGTTTTACTCAAACGGAAACAGAAGTTGGAAATTATTGGTCCGAAATGATTCCAAAGTGGTTTCCAATTCCAGAGATAAAAATGATGGGTCAAGCATTTGGTTCTTTTGAGACGATTCATGCTGTGGCTTATTCTTATTTGAATGATATTTTAGGGTTAGATAATTTTCATGCTTTTTTAGAAGATGAAGCAACCATGAAAAAGTTGAAAGTATTGATGGATATTAGAAAAAGTGATCATGGTAAGTATAATAGAAAGGAGATAGCAAAGAGTATTGCTTTGTTTTCTGCTGCAGCAGAAGGAATTCAATTGTTTTCTTCTTTTGCGGTATTATTGTCTTTTAGAAAATCTAATCGTTTGAAGGGGATAGGGCAACAAATTATTTTTTCTGTTAGGGATGAGTCTCTTCATTCGGAAGCGGGGTGTAAGATTTTTCGTACGTTTTGTGAAGAAAATGATGGATTAAAAAATTCGGTTGCAGATTCTATTTATTATGGAATGGATTTAGCATTAAAAAATGAATTTATTTTTATTGATCAAATTTTTGATAATGGTGATATTCCAACTATTAAGAGAGAAGAATTGAAAAATTTTATGAAAGATAGAGCCAATCTTAAATTGAAAGAATTAGGACTATCGGATGCCTATTGTATAGATAAAAATATGTTAGATAACATGAGTTGGTTTTATATAACGATATCTGGAGAACAGCAAACTGATTTTTTTGATAATCGTGAAACAGGATATAGTAAGCCTAATGAAGATTGGAATGAAGATCTTTTTGTTTTGGATGAGAAAAAAACTTCTACAGAAAAAAAAATATTAGAAATTCTTTTAAAGAATCAGAAAGAAAATTTAGGAAATTCTGGATGTGTATCCTGTGAGTCTTAG